GCTTAAAGGTCGTGACGTCGGTTTCGCGAAACGCTCATTTGCGATTGCTGCAAGCTTTGGTCTGGCTGCCGTACTTTCCGTTATCGTGCTGGGTGATGAATCCGGTTATGAAATGGGTGACGTGCAGAAAACCAAACTGGCAGCTATCGAAGCAGAGTGGGACACCCAACCTGCACCGGCCAGCTTCACGCTGTTTGGTATGCCTAACCAGGACAAAATGGAGAACGAATATTCTATTCAGATCCCATATCTGCTCGGCCTGATTGCCACGCGTTCTGTTGATACGCCGGTCACCGGTCTGAAAGACCTGATGGCGCAACACGAAGTGCGTATCCGCAATGGTATGAAAGCCTACACCCTGCTGGAAGAACTGCGTTCGGGCAACACTGACCCGAAAGTACGCAGCGATTTTGAAAATGCTAAGCAGGATCTGGGCTACGGTATGTTGCTGAAACGCTATACCGACAACCCGGCGGGTGCGACTGACGCACAAATTCAGAAAGCGACCAAAGATTCTATTCCGCGCGTTCTGCCGCTGTACTTCGCATTCCGTATCATGGTTGCCTGCGGCATCCTGATGTTCGTGCTGATTGCGCTGTCCTTCTATACCGTATTGCGCGGCAAGATTGGTCAGAAACGCTGGTTACACCGCGCGGTATTCATCGGCCTGCCATTGCCGTGGATTGCTGTCGAAGCGGGCTGGTTCGTGGCCGAATATGGCCGTCAGCCTTGGGCGATTGGTGAGGTGTTACCGACTGCGGTTGCGCACTCTTCACTGACTGTGGGTGATGTACTCTCCTCGATGATCCTCATCTGTGGCCTGTACACCCTGTTCCTGATCGCTGAAATGTTCCTGATGTTCAAATATGCGCGCCTGGGCCCAAGCAGCCTGAAAACTGGCCGTTATCATTATGAACAAACTTCAGCGCCACTTGAGCAAGCTCGGTAATAGGGAGTCCACTTATGTTTGATTATGAAGTTTTACGGTTCATCTGGTGGGTGCTGATTGGCGTGCTGTTTATCGGCTTCGCAGTCACCGATGGATTTGATATGGGCGTGGGCATTCTGGTGCGCATTATCGGTAAAACCGATACTGACCGCCGCGTGATGATCAACGCCATCGCCCCGCACTGGGACGGTAACCAGGTCTGGCTGATCACCGCCGGTGGTGCATTGTTTGCAGCATGGCCGATGGTTTACGCCGCGGCATTCTCCGGCTTCTACGCCGCGATGGTGCTGGTGCTGTGCGCCTTGTTCTTCCGTCCGCTGGGCTTTGACTATCGTTCAAAACTCGAGAGCCCGCGCTGGCGTGGCATGTGGGACTGGGGCATCTTTATCGGCAGCTTCGTCCCTGCACTGGTGTTCGGTGTGGCGTTCGGTAACCTGCTGCTGGGTGTTCCGTTCCATATCGACAGCGACCTGCGTCTGTTCTACACCGGTAACCTGTTTGGCCTGCTGAACCCGTACGGCATTCTGGCCGGTCTGGTCAGCCTGACCATGCTTATCACGCAAGGTGCCACCTATCTGCAAATGCGTACTGTGGGTGAACTGCACCTGCGTACCCGCACCGCGTCGCAGATTTCTGCACTGGTGATGATGGTGTGCTTCCTGCTGGCAGGTATCTGGTTAGTGAAAGGGATTGATGGCTTCACCGTGACGTCTGTTATGGATCACGCCGGCCCGTCAAACCCGCTGCGCAAAACGGTGTCTCATGAAGCCGGTGCATGGCTGGCTAACTTCAACAAGACTCCGGGTCTGTGGGCGATCCCTGCACTGGGTGTGATTCTGCCGCTGCTGACCATTTTGTTCTCACGCATGAACAAAGCGGCGCTGGCATTCATCAGTAACTCACTGACTATCGCCTGTGTGATCCTGACTGCGGGTATCACTATGTTCCCGTTCGTGATGCCGTCAATCACTGAGCCGAACGCCAGCCTGACCATGTGGGATGCGACATCCACCTTGCTGACGCTCAGAGTGATGACCGTTGTTGCCTGTATCTTTGTACCAATCATCCTGATTTACACCTCATGGGCGTATTACAAGATGTTCGGTCGCCTCGATAAACACTACATCGAGAACAACAAGCATTCGTTGTATTAAGGAGAACACCATGTGGTATTTTGCCTGGATCCTCGGCACCTTACTGGCTTGCTCATTCGGTATCATTACCGCGCTGG
The Rahnella variigena genome window above contains:
- the cydA gene encoding cytochrome ubiquinol oxidase subunit I, with amino-acid sequence MFDIVELSRLQFALTAMYHFLFVPLTLGMAFLLAIMETVYVLSGKQIYKDMTKFWGKLFAINFALGVATGLTMEFQFGTNWSYFSHYVGDIFGAPLAIEGLMAFFLESTLVGLFFFGWDRLSKVQHMTVTWFVALGSNLSALWILVANGWMQNPIASTFNYETMRMEMVSFSELVLNPVAQVKFVHTVASGYVTGAMFILAISSYYLLKGRDVGFAKRSFAIAASFGLAAVLSVIVLGDESGYEMGDVQKTKLAAIEAEWDTQPAPASFTLFGMPNQDKMENEYSIQIPYLLGLIATRSVDTPVTGLKDLMAQHEVRIRNGMKAYTLLEELRSGNTDPKVRSDFENAKQDLGYGMLLKRYTDNPAGATDAQIQKATKDSIPRVLPLYFAFRIMVACGILMFVLIALSFYTVLRGKIGQKRWLHRAVFIGLPLPWIAVEAGWFVAEYGRQPWAIGEVLPTAVAHSSLTVGDVLSSMILICGLYTLFLIAEMFLMFKYARLGPSSLKTGRYHYEQTSAPLEQAR
- the cydB gene encoding cytochrome d ubiquinol oxidase subunit II translates to MFDYEVLRFIWWVLIGVLFIGFAVTDGFDMGVGILVRIIGKTDTDRRVMINAIAPHWDGNQVWLITAGGALFAAWPMVYAAAFSGFYAAMVLVLCALFFRPLGFDYRSKLESPRWRGMWDWGIFIGSFVPALVFGVAFGNLLLGVPFHIDSDLRLFYTGNLFGLLNPYGILAGLVSLTMLITQGATYLQMRTVGELHLRTRTASQISALVMMVCFLLAGIWLVKGIDGFTVTSVMDHAGPSNPLRKTVSHEAGAWLANFNKTPGLWAIPALGVILPLLTILFSRMNKAALAFISNSLTIACVILTAGITMFPFVMPSITEPNASLTMWDATSTLLTLRVMTVVACIFVPIILIYTSWAYYKMFGRLDKHYIENNKHSLY
- the cydX gene encoding cytochrome bd-I oxidase subunit CydX; this encodes MWYFAWILGTLLACSFGIITALAFEHSEANKAAKEEK